A single window of Bufo bufo chromosome 10, aBufBuf1.1, whole genome shotgun sequence DNA harbors:
- the PIK3C2A gene encoding phosphatidylinositol 4-phosphate 3-kinase C2 domain-containing subunit alpha, with product MAQISNSNGFRQKVSSSAHTLGTRDVGKEEALQMEAEALDKLRRDKRQGTTFMRVQQRSASPAMPDQDLMVFPEMDAKTTAQKSLHNIDIEKLPLAELEKLLLDDSFEVVPKPPAAPQTPVLNPSVSAQCYTIPSFQCSQWAPRPPVPCSLQPSFSASYLKRSDPFQNGFHPSVRCREPVFLSLPTPTQYVSFPMPARAPFPMRGTLPAYSSVVTPDMAKLFDKIARTSEFLRNGKSNHETQLPRTPGSPGNGVIDKTDDISKFDWLDLDPLSKPKVDSVELCSGQVSEAVSFGSSAGDPWDAVLQEEQPIKSSYCERKASGKSPSGATVARSHSLNLRSAPGQLSRSQSTENDGGTSTRMPPGSSFLQDMEVQNEEVAAFCKEVERLRMLFPSDSSLSNPGFVLSPVMTQWTPSSEISSTKVSIEIEGFQQPVTFTCDVSSPVELIIMQALCWVHDDLSQVDIESYILKVCGQEEVLQNKHCLGSHEYIQMCRKWDTEIRLQLLCHRTVCRALARTAEDDKTPVDLNRHLALLDRPFKEPVTRQDIEELLDAYHEQVSMCLKNESNPYRAADQVIKVVRNICRTAHSVETPAITECIKKLRRAVNLPRSRSVEGPSSPAAGSNLTASDGSPDCDSPLQESLSHLTTAVHTLLQLHLASCTPATNPSSSSKPVKEARTSADHLQFTIFAAHGIPTAWVSSFEKYFIICSLLYNGKDLFKPVQSKKVGTYKSFFYLIKWDELIIFPIQMAQLPLESILQVKMYGVLNPNSGGSPDSNKQRKGPEMLGQVSVPLFNFKRTLTSGTKLLNLWTSFLTNTTPAASLGRKVTQTQKLVLQVDFPSPAFNIVYKAPDLTGNVVPLSFETLDKDSKSRLLSLLTRESPSGMSKEDKAFIWEKRYYCHLYKDCLPKVLASAPKWDVAYLPDIYALIHSWPSVSPVCALELLNSRSADQEVRAAAVGWIRDGMSDDELVDLLPQFVQAIKSEIYLDNSLVRFLLSRALGNVRVAHYLYWLLKDSLNDPHFGPRYELVLGALLSICGKSLRQELEKQTRFTQLLGVVAEKVRQASGSGRQAVLQEGMERVQLLFRNHKIRLPLNPSLEAKELNVKACSFFNSNAVPLKVAMVNADSMGEEIHSMFKVGEDLRQDMLALQMIKVMDKLWLQDGLDMRMVIFRCLSTGTDRGLVELVLSSETLRKIQVEYGLTGSFKDKPLAEWLRKFNPSEEEYEKASENFIYSCAGCCVATYVLGICDRHNDNIMLRSSGHMFHIDFGKFLGHAQMFGSFKRDRAPFVLTSDMAYVINGGEKPTRRFQLFVDLCCQAYNLLRKHTNLFLNLLSLMLSSGLPELTSAQDLKYVHDALQPQATDAEATIFFTRLIESSLGSVATKFNFFIHNLAQRFSGLPASDDAILSFAPKTYTLKQDGRIREASIFTYHKRYNPDKYYIYVVRVARETQEESLFIFRTFDEFQELHNKMSILFPLWKLPGFPSKVVLGRTHIKDVAAKRKVELNSYLQDLLNSSAEVSECDLVYTFFHPLSRDEKIDGCDVTVRGEPPLSPTAGKIEGEVKLSISYRNGTLFIMVMHIKNLVTDESTDPNPYVKTYLLPDPHKTSKRKTKIARKTCNPTFNEMLVYSGYSKETLRQRDLQLSVLSAESLRENFFLGGLTLALKDFNLNQETVRWYKLTEVPYP from the exons ATGGCCCAGATCTCCAACAGCAATGGCTTCAGACAAAAGGTGTCCTCGTCTGCACACACATTGGGAACAAGAGATGTGGGGAAGGAGGAAGCCTTACAGATGGAGGCCGAGGCGTTGGACAAGCTGCGGAGAGACAAGAGACAGGGCACCACCTTCATGAGGGTGCAGCAGAGATCTGCCAGCCCGGCCATGCCTGATCAGGACCTCATGGTGTTCCCGGAGATGGATGCCAAGACCACAGCACAAAAGTCTCTGCATAACATTGATATAGAGAAACTTCCGCTCGCTGAATTAGAAAAGCTGCTTCTGGACGACAGTTTTGAGGTGGTCCCCAAGCCCCCTGCTGCACCTCAGACTCCTGTGTTAAATCCGTCTGTGTCAGCACAATGTTATACCATCCCCTCGTTTCAGTGCAGTCAGTGGGCACCCCGACCGCCAGTGCCTTGCTCCTTACAGCCGTCCTTCTCTGCATCATATTTAAAACGCTCCGATCCTTTCCAGAATGGCTTCCACCCCTCAGTGCGATGCAGGGAGCCGGTTTTTCTCAGTCTTCCAACACCCACCCAATATGTTTCCTTCCCCATGCCAGCTCGTGCTCCCTTCCCTATGAGGGGAACCTTGCCGGCATATTCCAGTGTTGTCACCCCTGACATGGCGAAGTTATTTGATAAAATAGCGAGGACGTCAGAGTTCTTGAGGAACGGGAAGTCCAACCATGAAACCCAGTTACCCCGAACCCCTGGCTCCCCTGGGAATGGTGTCATAGACAAGACGGATGACATCAGCAAGTTCGACTGGCTGGACCTGGACCCCCTCAGTAAACCCAAGGTGGATTCTGTAGAGCTCTGCAGTGGCCAGGTCAGTGAGGCGGTGTCCTTCGGGTCGTCTGCTGGAGATCCCTGGGATGCTGTTTTACAGGAGGAGCAGCCTATAAAATCATCGTACTGCGAGAGGAAAGCGAGTGGCAAATCTCCATCAGGGGCCACAGTCGCCAGAAGCCACTCGTTAAACCTGCGGTCAGCACCCGGGCAGCTGTCCAGGAGTCAGAGCACCGAG AATGATGGTGGGACCAGCACGAGGATGCCCCCGGGAAGCTCTTTCCTGCAGGATATGGAGGTGCAAAATGAGGAAGTCGCAGCCTTCTGTAAAGAAGTGGAAAG GTTGAGGATGCTCTTCCCCAGTGACAGCTCGCTTAGTAATCCCGGCTTTGTGCTGAGCCCCGTGATGACGCAGTGGACGCCGAGCAGCGAGATCTCCAGCACTAAGGTGTCCATAGAGATTGAGGGCTTCCAGCAGCCAGTGACATTCACTTGTGACG TGAGCTCTCCGGTAGAGCTGATCATTATGCAGGCGCTCTGCTGGGTCCATGATGACCTGAGCCAGGTGGACATTGAGAGCTATATCCTGAAGGTGTGCGGCCAGGAAGAAGTGCTCCAAAA taaGCATTGTCTGGGCAGCCATGAATATATCCAGATGTGCCGTAAATGGGACACGGAGATCCGTCTGCAGCTGCTGTGTCACCGCACCGTGTGCAGGGCActggcacggact GCTGAAGATGACAAGACACCAGTTGACCTTAATAGACACTTGGCCCTGCTGGACAGGCCGTTCAAAGAGCCAGTCACACG GCAGGACATCGAAGAATTACTGGATGCCTACCATGAGCAAGTCAGTATGTGCCTTAAAAACGAG agcAATCCTTACAGAGCGGCTGACCAAGTCATCAAAGTGGTGAGGAATATCTGCAGGACCGCACACAGTGTGGAGACGCCAGCCATTACAGAGTGCATCAAGAAGCTGCGCAGAGCCGTGAACCTGCCGCGCAGCCGTAGTGTGGAG GGTCCCTCCAGTCCTGCTGCTGGAAGTAACCTCACGGCTTCAGATG GCTCTCCAGACTGTGACAGTCCTCTACAGGAGAGTTTAAGCCACTTAACTACTGCTGTGCACACCCTGCTGCAGCTTCATCTCGCCTCCTGCACCCCCGCTACCAACCCAAGCAGCAGTAGCAAGCCCGTGAAGGAAGCTCGCACCTCAGCTGACCATCTCCAATTCACAATATTTGCAGCTCATGGTATCCCTACAGCTTGGGTTTCCAG TTTTGAGAAGTATTTTATCATCTGTTCCCTGCTGTACAACGGGAAAGATTTGTTCAAACCTGTGCAGTCTAAGAAAGTGGGGACCTACAAGAGCTTCTTTTATCTCATCAAATGGGACGAACT AATTATCTTCCCCATACAGATGGCGCAGCTGCCCCTGGAGTCCATTCTGCAGGTGAAGATGTACGGGGTATTAAATCCGAATAGTGGGGGCTCTCCAGACTCCAACAAGCAGAGGAAAGGGCCCGAGATGCTGGGCCAGGTGTCTGTACCCCTCTTTAACTTTAAAAG GACTCTGACCAGTGGAACCAAGCTATTAAATCTGTGGACATCATTCCTTACTAACACCACGCCAGCTGCTAGCCTGGGCAGAAAAGTCACCCAGACACAGAAGCTGGTCCTGCAG GTGGATTTTCCTTCGCCTGCCTTTAATATCGTGTACAAAGCCCCAGATCTAACGGGGAACGTTGTCCCCCTGAGCTTTGAGACACTGGACAAAGACTCCAAGAGCCGGCTCCTGTCACTTCTCACCAGAGAGTCTCCCTCCGG GATGTCAAAGGAAGATAAAGCGTTCATTTGGGAGAAACGTTACTACTGCCACCTCTACAAGGATTGCCTTCCAAAGGTCCTGGCCAGTGCCCCAAAATGGGATGTGGCCTATCTGCCGGACATCTATGCTCTGATCCACTCGTGGCCGTCCGTGAGCCCAGTGTGTGCGCTGGAGCTTCTGAACTCTAG GTCTGCTGATCAGGAGGTCCGCGCAGCAGCAGTAGGCTGGATCCGGGACGGGATGAGCGATGATGAGCTGGTCGATCTTCTCCCACAGTTTGTACAG GCCATTAAATCTGAGATCTACCTAGACAAttcgctggtgcggttcctgctgTCTCGCGCTCTGGGGAACGTCCGAGTTGCTCATTATTTGTACTG GTTGCTTAAGGATTCTCTCAATGATCCACATTTTGGGCCCCGCTATGAGCTGGTTCTTGGGGCCCTCCTCTCTATATGTGGTAAAAGTTTACGGCAAGAACTGGAGAAGCAGACCAGGTTCACGCAGCTGCTGGGGGTCGTGGCAGAAAAAGTCCGACAAGCAAGTGGTTCTGGGCGACAG GCGGTTCTGCAGGAAGGCATGGAGCGCGTGCAGCTGCTGTTCCGTAATCACAAGATTCGTCTGCCTCTTAACCCCAGCCTGGAGGCCAAAGAACTGAATGTGAAG GCCTGCTCCTTCTTCAATTCTAATGCTGTTCCCCTCAAAGTGGCGATGGTTAATGCCGACTCCATGGGAGAAGAAATCCACTCCATGTTTAAG GTGGGAGAAGACCTGCGTCAGGACATGCTGGCCCTGCAGATGATAAAGGTGATGGACAAGCTGTGGCTGCAGGATGGCCTGGACATGAGGATGGTCATCTTCAGGTGTCTCTCCACAGGCACAGACAGAG GTTTGGTGGAGCTGGTGTTGTCCTCAGAAACACTGAGAAAGATCCAGGTGGAGTATGGATTGACCGGATCCTTCAAGGACAAACCTTTGGCTGAGTGGCTGCGGAAATTCAACCCATCAGAGGAGGAGTATGAGAAG GCCTCGGAGAACTTCATTTACTCATGTGCCGGCTGCTGTGTGGCCACCTACGTCCTGGGCATCTGTGACCGCCACAATGATAACATCATGCTCCGGAGCAGTGGTCACATGTTTCACATCGACTTTGGGAAGTTCTTGGGACACGCTCAGATGTTTGGTAGTTTTAAGAG AGACCGAGCTCCCTTTGTGTTGACGTCAGACATGGCATATGTCATTAATGGAGGGGAGAAGCCCACCAGACGCTTCCAGCTCTTCGTGGACCTGTGCTGCCAGGCATACAATCTGCTCAGAAAACACACAAACCTCTTCCTGAACCTGCTGTCACTG ATGCTGTCATCTGGGCTGCCAGAACTAACTAGTGCTCAGGATCTGAAATACGTCCACGATGCACTGCAACCACAAGCCACGGACGCCGAGGCCACCATCTTCTTCACCAG GTTGATTGAGTCCAGTCTGGGGAGTGTGGCCACGAAGTTTAACTTCTTCATCCACAATCTGGCACAACGCTTTTCAGGGCTCCCAGCAAGCGATGACGCGATCCTGTCCTTCGCCCCTAAAACCTATACCCTAAAGCAAGATGGCCGCATCCGAGAGGCCTCGATCTTCACGTACCACAAACGATACAATCCGGATAAATACTAC ATCTACGTGGTGCGGGTGGCACGGGAGACACAGGAGGAGTCGCTCTTTATATTCCGCACCTTTGATGAGTTCCAGGAGCTGCACAATAAGATGAGCATCTTGTTTCCTCTCTGGAAGTTACCCGG TTTTCCGAGTAAAGTCGTCCTGGGAAGAACTCACATAAAAGATGTGGCGGCTAAAAGGAAAGTAGAGTTAAATAGCTACCTCCAGGATCTGCTGAACAGCTCGGCTGAGGTCTCGGAG TGTGACCTGGTGTACACCTTCTTCCACCCGCTGTCCCGAGATGAGAAGATCGAtggatgtgatgtcactgtgcgcG GTGAACCTCCCCTCAGCCCGACAGCCGGCAAGATTGAAGGGGAAGTAAAATTATCTATTTCTTACCGGAACGGGACGCTTTTCATTATGGTGATGCACATAAAGAATCTG GtgacagatgaaagcacagacccAAATCCTTATGTGAAAACTTATCTGCTCCCAGACCCCCACAAAACATCCAAACGAAAGACCAAAATTGCCCGGAAAACCTGCAACCCAACATTTAACGAGATG ctggtgtacagtgggtacagTAAGGAGACCCTACGGCAGAGAGACCTCCAGCTAAGTGTCCTCAGTGCCGAGTCTTTACGGGAGAACTTCTTCCTCGGAGGCCTGACACTGGCCCTTAAAGATTTCAACTTGAACCAGGAGACAGTGAGGTGGTACAAGCTGACGGAGGTGCCGTACCCCTGA